In the bacterium genome, one interval contains:
- a CDS encoding peptide-binding protein, producing the protein MEKHRALIIIFFLSFLLACDPQVKLDPATLRIGLTAEPDTLNPILASDAYAERILGYVNDSLIDRNKDTLDFEPKLAERWEISKDGLEYTFHLRKNVKWHDGQPFTADDVIYSFNKIKDPTTEAPFLRVYYEDIKNVEKQDDYTVKFTYAKPYFLALSMCGGMPLVPKHVFDDGTDFNRHPARRQPIGTGPYKFGVWDTNKKITLIRNEDYWGPKPAIREIDNIIISDEKIAFQVLKKGDLDFFSLRPIQWVKQTGDEKFNALFNKYTYLLPSYNYIGYNMQKPFFKDARVRLAMTSLINRPKLLEKINYDLGIIIESPFFPDSDQYNKKLTLHPYDPAKAKQLLTEAGWADHDGDGILDKDGQKFEFTFLYPSSATFTERLASILKEDLSQLGINMKIVKMEWAAFINKIESKDFEATSLGWSSSFESDPYQLWHSSQAKMDRGSNFVSFENEEADRLIEKARVEFDKQKRNALYYRFQEIIYNEQPYTFLFNNYSLVVVSKRFTNVKVHKAGLDPLDWIPATATQSQ; encoded by the coding sequence ATGGAAAAACATCGAGCTCTCATAATTATTTTTTTTCTGTCTTTTTTATTAGCTTGCGATCCCCAAGTTAAACTTGATCCTGCAACCTTGCGAATTGGGCTAACAGCCGAACCCGATACCTTAAATCCCATTTTAGCCAGCGATGCCTATGCCGAACGCATTTTAGGTTACGTAAACGATTCGCTCATTGATCGTAATAAGGATACACTCGACTTTGAACCAAAGCTTGCCGAACGCTGGGAAATTAGCAAAGACGGTTTAGAATATACTTTTCACCTGCGTAAAAACGTTAAATGGCACGATGGCCAACCGTTTACTGCCGATGATGTTATTTATTCTTTTAATAAAATAAAAGACCCCACTACCGAAGCGCCGTTTTTACGCGTTTATTATGAAGATATTAAAAACGTAGAAAAGCAAGACGACTATACCGTTAAGTTTACCTACGCCAAACCCTACTTTTTGGCCCTGTCTATGTGTGGAGGCATGCCTCTTGTGCCCAAACATGTTTTTGACGATGGCACTGATTTTAATCGCCATCCGGCCCGTCGCCAGCCTATTGGAACTGGCCCTTATAAATTTGGAGTATGGGATACTAATAAAAAAATCACACTCATCCGCAACGAAGATTATTGGGGACCAAAACCGGCCATTCGGGAAATAGACAACATTATTATTTCGGATGAAAAAATTGCCTTTCAGGTTTTAAAAAAGGGAGATCTCGATTTTTTTAGCTTACGCCCCATCCAGTGGGTAAAACAAACAGGTGATGAAAAATTTAATGCCCTGTTTAACAAATACACCTATTTGCTCCCGTCCTATAATTATATTGGCTACAACATGCAAAAACCCTTTTTTAAGGATGCGCGCGTACGTCTGGCCATGACATCGCTCATCAATAGGCCCAAACTGTTGGAAAAAATAAATTATGATTTGGGTATTATCATCGAAAGTCCATTTTTCCCCGATTCGGACCAGTACAATAAAAAACTAACACTTCATCCCTATGATCCCGCCAAAGCCAAACAATTGTTAACAGAAGCCGGCTGGGCCGATCATGATGGGGATGGCATTTTAGATAAAGACGGACAAAAGTTTGAATTTACCTTTCTCTATCCTTCGTCGGCCACTTTTACCGAACGATTAGCCTCTATTTTAAAAGAAGATTTGTCTCAACTGGGCATTAATATGAAAATTGTAAAAATGGAATGGGCCGCTTTTATCAATAAAATTGAATCAAAAGATTTTGAGGCCACGTCACTGGGATGGTCGTCCAGTTTTGAAAGCGATCCTTATCAATTATGGCACTCATCACAGGCCAAAATGGATCGTGGTTCCAATTTCGTGTCGTTTGAAAATGAAGAAGCCGACAGACTTATAGAAAAAGCACGTGTTGAGTTTGATAAACAAAAACGAAACGCACTGTATTATCGCTTTCAGGAAATTATTTACAACGAACAACCTTATACGTTTTTATTTAACAATTACTCGTTGGTCGTGGTATCGAAACGCTTTACCAATGTAAAGGTACATAAAGCCGGTCTGGACCCACTTGATTGGATTCCGGCAACAGCAACACAAAGTCAATAA
- a CDS encoding tetratricopeptide repeat protein: MSIHNKSFLPLFIFVLLFSACSHNAKPKTAKSVSPKEGQNSLYYYLVSEIETLKGEDTSADLYLNKSIAKDPNSAYLLIQQAYKYARIGKIEESFSLAQKARLKDPANTELALLLGKLYTSKANPAEAQKYFEEVLVKDSANEEAASLLARSFLEQKNTDEAIRVLNRFIDANPEAIAAPFYLANIYTTYKKDPAKAIGVYEKMKDAIPDDPKILTLVNEAYLAQKNYKKALETLLELKEILPHDLTLDVKIGLIYYELKDLDKAMATFEELLQKQPEAYKVAFYLGLMNQEKGNKDKALDYFANIPSDSDLYIEALTRRVIILKEQNKPEAVFTLLNKAIHDKPKEITLYDLLASVYATDQKFDEASKVLESALKKNPNNEHLYFSLGVLYDKMGAYDKSLSSMQQVIAINPQNALALNFVGYSYAEKGINLEQAKELILKALTIKPDDGFIMDSLGWVYFKQGDSLKANEWINKALRYSPKEPTILEHLGMLALEQADKKKARTYLEQSLFLLQKDSNSKKLDLRTQEQIERIKKKLGEL; the protein is encoded by the coding sequence ATGAGCATTCATAACAAATCATTTCTCCCTCTTTTTATTTTTGTCCTGCTTTTTTCTGCCTGCTCTCATAATGCAAAACCAAAAACAGCAAAAAGCGTATCACCCAAAGAAGGGCAAAACAGTCTTTACTATTATTTGGTATCCGAAATTGAAACCCTAAAAGGTGAAGACACTAGTGCCGATTTGTATTTAAACAAATCTATCGCTAAAGATCCAAATTCGGCTTATTTACTTATTCAACAAGCCTATAAATATGCTCGCATTGGAAAAATTGAAGAATCGTTCTCACTTGCCCAAAAGGCCCGTTTAAAAGACCCTGCCAATACCGAACTGGCATTGCTGTTGGGAAAACTGTATACCTCAAAAGCAAATCCTGCCGAGGCCCAAAAATATTTTGAGGAAGTTTTGGTAAAAGATTCTGCAAACGAAGAAGCCGCCTCACTTTTGGCCCGCAGTTTTTTGGAACAAAAAAACACGGATGAGGCCATCCGTGTTTTAAACCGTTTCATAGACGCTAATCCCGAAGCCATTGCAGCGCCTTTTTACCTGGCCAATATTTATACCACCTATAAAAAAGATCCGGCCAAAGCTATTGGCGTTTACGAAAAGATGAAGGATGCCATTCCGGACGATCCTAAAATTTTAACACTGGTTAACGAAGCCTATTTGGCACAAAAAAATTACAAGAAAGCACTCGAAACATTGCTTGAATTAAAAGAGATCTTGCCTCACGACCTTACACTTGATGTAAAAATTGGGCTTATCTATTACGAATTAAAAGATCTTGATAAAGCCATGGCCACCTTTGAAGAATTACTTCAAAAGCAGCCCGAGGCCTATAAGGTGGCTTTTTATCTGGGTCTCATGAATCAGGAAAAGGGAAACAAGGATAAAGCCCTAGATTATTTTGCCAATATTCCTTCCGATTCCGATTTATATATTGAAGCTCTCACGCGTCGCGTGATTATCCTAAAAGAACAAAATAAACCCGAAGCCGTTTTTACTCTTTTAAACAAAGCTATTCACGATAAACCCAAAGAAATTACCTTATACGATTTATTAGCATCCGTTTATGCTACCGATCAGAAGTTTGATGAAGCCTCCAAAGTACTAGAAAGTGCTCTCAAGAAAAACCCCAATAACGAGCACCTCTATTTTTCGCTAGGCGTTTTGTACGATAAAATGGGAGCCTACGATAAAAGCCTTTCTAGCATGCAACAGGTTATAGCTATAAACCCCCAAAACGCATTAGCCCTTAACTTTGTGGGTTATTCGTACGCCGAAAAAGGCATTAACCTGGAGCAAGCCAAAGAACTTATTTTAAAAGCGCTCACCATTAAACCAGACGATGGTTTTATTATGGATAGTTTAGGTTGGGTTTATTTTAAACAAGGGGACAGCCTTAAAGCAAACGAATGGATTAACAAGGCACTACGCTATTCACCCAAAGAACCTACTATTTTGGAACATTTGGGGATGCTGGCCTTAGAACAGGCCGATAAAAAGAAAGCCCGTACTTATTTGGAGCAGTCGCTTTTTTTACTGCAAAAAGACAGTAACTCTAAAAAGTTAGATTTACGGACACAGGAGCAAATAGAACGGATAAAAAAGAAATTAGGGGAACTGTGA
- a CDS encoding hydroxymethylpyrimidine/phosphomethylpyrimidine kinase — translation MNKVLVIAGLDPLGYSGLLRDTSMIHHLGFQSAAIVTALTSQTKTKFYKAQPANSTQLKNQLRATLPFSQYKAIKLGMLGNEKIVTTLAKTLKKNKYPFLVADPVFKSSSGGTLLTPKGISIFLKKLLPLCHIWTPNLHEASLILKRPVTSSEHMYAALFELYNTYHVPLLLKGGHLKSKIIDLYYDGKEIIEFRHKRVDKKTRGTGCALASLIAGFYAQKRNIKKAVIAAEQKLQEIIRYD, via the coding sequence ATGAATAAAGTTCTCGTCATCGCAGGACTAGACCCCCTAGGTTATTCCGGCCTTCTTCGCGATACATCCATGATTCATCATCTTGGTTTTCAATCTGCAGCTATTGTTACAGCTCTCACCTCTCAAACCAAAACAAAATTTTATAAAGCACAGCCAGCAAACTCTACACAACTTAAAAACCAATTACGGGCTACGCTCCCATTTTCTCAATACAAAGCCATTAAACTGGGCATGTTAGGCAATGAAAAAATAGTAACAACACTTGCTAAAACACTCAAAAAAAACAAATACCCGTTTCTTGTAGCCGATCCCGTTTTTAAATCGAGCTCGGGAGGCACTCTTCTTACACCCAAAGGCATCTCTATTTTTCTCAAAAAACTTTTACCTCTGTGCCATATTTGGACTCCTAATTTACACGAGGCTTCGCTTATTTTAAAAAGACCCGTCACGTCATCGGAGCATATGTATGCCGCTCTTTTTGAATTGTACAACACCTATCACGTGCCGCTTCTGTTAAAAGGCGGGCATTTGAAGAGCAAGATTATTGATTTGTATTACGATGGAAAAGAGATCATAGAATTTCGCCATAAACGTGTTGATAAAAAAACACGTGGTACAGGTTGTGCCTTAGCCAGTTTAATAGCCGGTTTTTACGCCCAAAAACGCAATATTAAAAAAGCCGTAATAGCTGCCGAACAAAAGTTACAGGAGATTATCCGCTATGACTAG
- the argH gene encoding argininosuccinate lyase, which yields MPPKANKTKKMWSGVFSKESNPLLEKFNESLSFDKRLYAEDIEGSIAHSKMLAKIGLLTAAEAKSIQQGLAQVKKEIEAGKFEFSIKLEDIHMAIETRLTQIIGDTGKKLHTARSRNDQVALDIRLYSIKNLKGISTKLTALQKALVALAEKEGFCPMPGYTHLQRAQPIYFAHHLLAYVEMLARDKSRVTDTLKRIVSPLGSGALAGSPFKLDREFVARELGLNGVTQNSLDGVSDRDFACEILFNIALLMTHLSRFAEELILWCSQEFSFVKLPQEFCTGSSMMPQKVNPDAAELIRGKTGRAYGNLISLLTTLKGLPLAYNKDMQEDKEPLFDSLDTIHMVLDVLTAMVPGIKANKETMKKATEEGFLLATDVADYLAAKGLPFREAHEVSGKLVQHCIAAKTTLEKLPLSELKKFSKLFGNDIGDFLDIEKSIDRRNVTGGPAKNQVQAQIKRLKKELR from the coding sequence ATGCCTCCAAAAGCGAACAAAACAAAAAAAATGTGGAGTGGAGTTTTTTCCAAAGAATCCAATCCGTTGCTCGAAAAATTTAACGAATCACTCTCGTTTGATAAACGCCTGTATGCCGAAGATATCGAAGGCTCGATTGCTCATTCAAAGATGCTGGCCAAGATTGGTTTACTGACAGCAGCCGAGGCTAAATCCATTCAACAAGGACTTGCTCAGGTTAAAAAGGAAATTGAAGCGGGTAAGTTTGAATTTTCTATCAAGCTCGAAGACATCCACATGGCTATTGAGACTCGGCTAACCCAAATTATTGGTGATACGGGTAAAAAGTTGCACACTGCCCGCAGCCGAAACGACCAAGTAGCGCTCGATATCAGGCTCTACTCCATCAAAAATTTAAAAGGGATTTCCACCAAACTCACCGCCCTTCAAAAGGCGCTAGTAGCCCTGGCCGAAAAAGAAGGCTTTTGCCCCATGCCCGGCTATACCCATTTGCAACGGGCTCAACCCATCTATTTTGCTCATCACTTACTAGCCTATGTGGAGATGCTGGCTCGGGATAAAAGCCGGGTGACCGACACCTTAAAGCGCATCGTTAGCCCCTTGGGCTCGGGAGCTTTAGCTGGAAGCCCCTTTAAATTAGACCGGGAATTTGTCGCCCGTGAATTAGGCTTAAACGGTGTCACTCAAAACAGTTTAGACGGCGTTTCCGATAGGGATTTTGCATGCGAAATCCTATTTAATATTGCACTCTTAATGACGCATCTTTCACGTTTTGCTGAAGAGCTTATTTTATGGTGCTCGCAAGAGTTTTCGTTTGTGAAATTACCCCAGGAATTCTGCACCGGATCCTCCATGATGCCTCAAAAAGTAAACCCGGATGCCGCCGAACTGATAAGGGGCAAAACCGGCAGAGCCTATGGCAATTTGATTAGCCTGCTCACCACTTTGAAAGGCCTCCCTTTGGCTTACAACAAAGACATGCAGGAAGACAAAGAACCCCTCTTCGATTCGCTGGATACTATCCATATGGTGCTGGATGTACTCACCGCCATGGTTCCGGGCATTAAAGCTAATAAAGAGACCATGAAAAAAGCCACCGAGGAAGGCTTCTTACTGGCCACCGATGTAGCCGACTATTTGGCGGCAAAAGGTCTGCCTTTTAGAGAGGCCCATGAGGTATCGGGAAAGCTTGTTCAGCATTGTATTGCCGCCAAAACAACCCTTGAAAAATTACCCCTTTCTGAACTAAAGAAGTTCTCAAAGCTTTTTGGCAATGATATCGGTGATTTCTTAGATATTGAGAAGTCTATCGACCGCCGCAATGTAACCGGTGGACCCGCCAAAAATCAGGTTCAGGCTCAAATTAAAAGACTGAAGAAAGAATTAAGATAA
- the dapB gene encoding 4-hydroxy-tetrahydrodipicolinate reductase gives MTTNVIITGALGRMGQTLVTRATEQSQFYTLVGATEYTNHPQIGEALKGVTIENSLELVLSKTKNAVVIDFTSPKATLAHLEQIQKHGAKIVIGTTGFEPAEKKKIIDASKKTAIVMASNMSVGVNTLFSLVSMAAKILNQGYDIEVIEAHHKLKKDAPSGTAVSLAEVLAEATKRIYPDNFNFHREGMIGERKQSEIGMQVIRGGDIVGEHTVMFCGMGERLELKHIATSRSTFADGALRAAAWLSSKQSGLYDMRDVLGIPKN, from the coding sequence ATGACCACAAATGTCATCATCACAGGCGCCTTGGGGCGTATGGGCCAAACCTTAGTTACACGAGCCACTGAGCAATCTCAGTTTTATACCCTTGTGGGTGCTACCGAATACACCAATCATCCACAAATTGGCGAAGCTCTAAAAGGTGTCACTATTGAAAACTCTCTTGAATTGGTTTTAAGCAAAACAAAAAATGCCGTTGTCATTGATTTTACATCTCCCAAAGCAACACTGGCTCATTTGGAACAAATTCAAAAACATGGGGCTAAAATTGTTATTGGAACAACCGGCTTTGAACCGGCTGAAAAAAAGAAAATTATTGATGCTTCAAAAAAGACGGCCATTGTTATGGCCTCTAACATGAGTGTTGGCGTTAATACCCTTTTTAGCTTGGTGTCAATGGCGGCTAAAATTTTAAACCAGGGGTACGATATTGAAGTTATTGAGGCACACCATAAACTTAAAAAAGATGCTCCATCTGGCACAGCTGTGAGTCTAGCCGAAGTATTGGCAGAAGCTACCAAAAGAATTTATCCCGATAATTTTAATTTTCACCGCGAAGGCATGATTGGCGAGCGTAAACAAAGTGAAATTGGTATGCAAGTGATCCGCGGAGGCGATATTGTGGGCGAACATACCGTGATGTTTTGCGGCATGGGTGAGCGTTTAGAACTAAAGCATATTGCCACAAGTCGCTCTACTTTTGCCGATGGGGCCCTGCGTGCTGCCGCCTGGCTTTCTTCCAAGCAAAGTGGATTGTACGACATGAGAGATGTGTTAGGCATTCCAAAAAATTGA
- a CDS encoding helix-turn-helix domain-containing protein gives MTIKRKSRARKTLSKHTSGPLTLGRTLESIRKGEEMTLDEFGEILGISKSHLLDIEKGRKLVSADLAAKYAAKLGYSPKQFVRLSLQDSLNRQGLSQFSVQIAMGAA, from the coding sequence ATGACTATTAAAAGAAAAAGCAGAGCCAGAAAAACTCTCTCAAAACATACCAGTGGACCTTTAACTTTGGGACGTACCTTGGAGTCTATTCGTAAAGGCGAAGAAATGACATTGGATGAATTTGGAGAAATTTTGGGAATTTCCAAATCACATCTGTTAGACATTGAAAAAGGACGCAAACTCGTAAGCGCCGACTTGGCCGCAAAATATGCTGCTAAATTAGGGTATTCTCCCAAACAATTCGTCCGTTTATCTCTACAAGATAGCTTAAACCGCCAAGGCTTGTCGCAATTTAGTGTGCAAATCGCCATGGGTGCTGCCTGA
- the lysA gene encoding diaminopimelate decarboxylase has translation MQYFTYQNQELSCEQVPLKEIAQKLGTPAYVYSYAALKHQFTSFTQAFSGIDHLICFSMKANSNAAILKTFINLGSGIDVVTGGELYRALKAGCPANKIVFSGVGKSDSEIEMALNAGILQFNVESIDELSAIQNVAARLNKKAPIALRVNPDVDPKTHAYISTGLKKSKFGISHEKTVDTYKKARDMANIEIVGIDCHIGSQLTTTAPFVEALGKVKNLINALKAEGITVRHLDFGGGLGITYNNETPPSPADYAAALKGIMTELGLKLIFEPGRFLVGNTGVLLTKVLYNKGRDNKKFVIVDAASNDLMRPAMYDAYHDIKPLSQKTGETQVVDVVGPICETGDFFAHDRALPALSNGEYAAIMSAGAYGFSMSSTYNSRPRAVEVMVNGKDYEIVRERETLEDLVKGEKIPSFLK, from the coding sequence ATGCAATATTTCACTTACCAAAATCAGGAACTCTCTTGCGAACAAGTTCCGTTAAAAGAAATTGCCCAAAAATTGGGAACGCCCGCCTACGTGTACAGCTATGCGGCGTTAAAACATCAATTCACAAGTTTCACTCAAGCCTTTAGCGGCATCGATCATTTGATTTGTTTTTCGATGAAAGCCAATTCCAATGCGGCTATTCTTAAAACCTTTATCAACCTGGGTAGCGGCATTGATGTGGTGACCGGCGGCGAACTGTATCGTGCGTTAAAAGCCGGATGCCCGGCAAACAAAATTGTTTTCTCAGGCGTGGGAAAATCGGATAGCGAAATTGAAATGGCTTTAAATGCCGGCATTTTACAATTTAATGTGGAATCGATTGATGAACTCTCTGCCATTCAAAATGTTGCGGCTCGTTTAAATAAAAAGGCTCCCATTGCTTTGCGGGTTAATCCCGACGTAGACCCTAAAACCCACGCGTATATTTCCACCGGTTTAAAAAAGAGCAAGTTTGGCATCAGCCACGAAAAGACCGTGGATACCTATAAAAAAGCGCGCGACATGGCTAATATCGAAATTGTGGGCATCGATTGCCATATTGGCTCGCAATTAACCACCACCGCTCCTTTTGTGGAAGCGCTTGGTAAAGTAAAGAATTTAATCAACGCGCTAAAAGCCGAAGGCATCACCGTACGTCATTTGGATTTTGGCGGTGGCTTAGGCATTACCTACAATAACGAAACCCCACCCTCGCCGGCTGATTATGCCGCTGCCTTAAAAGGGATTATGACGGAGCTAGGCCTCAAATTAATTTTTGAACCTGGTCGTTTTTTGGTGGGCAATACGGGAGTTTTACTCACCAAAGTTCTCTACAACAAAGGCCGCGATAACAAAAAGTTTGTAATTGTTGATGCCGCCTCTAACGACCTCATGCGCCCGGCCATGTATGATGCGTATCACGATATTAAACCCCTCTCTCAAAAAACAGGGGAAACCCAAGTGGTGGATGTTGTGGGGCCCATCTGCGAAACAGGTGACTTTTTTGCCCACGACCGTGCCCTCCCCGCTCTGAGTAACGGCGAATACGCAGCCATCATGAGTGCTGGAGCTTATGGTTTTTCGATGTCGTCTACCTATAACTCGCGCCCTCGTGCGGTAGAAGTGATGGTGAATGGAAAAGATTACGAAATTGTTCGCGAACGTGAAACTTTGGAGGATTTAGTAAAGGGTGAAAAAATCCCAAGCTTTTTAAAATAA
- a CDS encoding ABC transporter permease, with amino-acid sequence MIQYIIKRLLLMIPTLVGITLITFLIMKLAPGDPVSLKLMFAGQGLSPEGLAKELAKKEDPIPLPAWLVRLAEGQNGERKGSKTEKAITWTGKNTILYGKWLKNIVKLDFGYSAKDKRPVLSRILEAIPITLAINIISICIVYFISIPLGVWSALHRDTTMDKLVMIKLFILYSLPSFWVATLLLVYLAGGEYLNLFPMMGYESASISELGFGAWIINVAWHLVLPIIASTYEGFAFLSRFERANFLEVMKQDYIRTARAKGLSETQVIWKHIFRNSLIPLVTLMGSLLPALLGGSVIIEEIFSIPGMGMLSFEAVLGRDYNVIMGITTISAFLTLLSLLLSDILYMFVDPRISFEGK; translated from the coding sequence ATGATTCAGTATATTATCAAACGATTACTTCTTATGATTCCTACACTGGTGGGAATAACGCTTATTACTTTTTTAATTATGAAACTTGCCCCTGGCGATCCGGTATCACTCAAGCTCATGTTTGCCGGCCAAGGCTTATCGCCCGAAGGATTAGCAAAAGAATTAGCAAAAAAAGAAGACCCCATTCCTTTACCCGCCTGGCTTGTTAGGCTTGCCGAAGGTCAAAACGGAGAACGCAAAGGAAGTAAAACCGAAAAAGCTATTACATGGACAGGTAAAAATACTATTTTGTATGGCAAATGGCTAAAAAATATTGTGAAACTTGATTTTGGCTACTCTGCCAAAGATAAGAGGCCGGTGTTATCACGCATTTTAGAAGCCATTCCTATTACACTGGCTATTAATATCATTTCCATTTGTATTGTTTATTTTATTTCCATTCCCTTGGGCGTTTGGTCGGCGCTACACCGCGATACTACTATGGATAAACTGGTGATGATCAAACTGTTTATCCTCTATTCTCTTCCATCGTTTTGGGTGGCTACTCTGTTACTGGTGTATTTGGCCGGTGGTGAATATCTCAATTTATTCCCCATGATGGGTTACGAATCGGCTAGCATTAGCGAATTGGGTTTTGGCGCCTGGATCATCAATGTAGCCTGGCACTTGGTACTGCCTATCATTGCCTCCACCTACGAAGGCTTTGCCTTTTTATCACGCTTTGAACGTGCCAATTTTTTAGAAGTGATGAAGCAAGATTATATCCGTACCGCCCGTGCCAAGGGGCTATCGGAAACACAGGTCATTTGGAAACATATTTTTCGTAATTCACTCATCCCACTTGTAACCTTGATGGGCTCTTTGTTGCCTGCCCTCTTAGGCGGCTCGGTAATTATTGAAGAAATTTTTTCAATCCCGGGCATGGGCATGCTCTCATTTGAAGCCGTGCTTGGGCGCGACTACAATGTGATTATGGGCATCACCACCATCTCGGCTTTTTTAACGCTCTTAAGCCTTTTGTTATCGGATATTCTGTATATGTTTGTAGACCCGCGAATTAGCTTTGAGGGCAAGTAA
- the dapA gene encoding 4-hydroxy-tetrahydrodipicolinate synthase translates to MTFTGSMVAITTPFKNGKVDFDSFQKLINRQIENGTSVIVPCGTTGESATLTHEEHDAVIAFTVKTVAGRAKVLAGAGSNATHEAIRLQKAAEEAGVDGTLHITPYYNKPTQEGLYQHFKAIAEIATKPIILYNVPGRTGVNMLPETVARLASIKNIVGIKEACGNLEQIKKLISLCPKEFITLSGEDSQSLDIYKMGGRGAISVTANVCPKECAAEWKAFESGNIAEAEKIHAQLLPIHDAMFFETNPIPVKATLSLLGLIQEEYRLPMVKMGEANRNKLIEVLKANKII, encoded by the coding sequence ATGACATTTACAGGATCCATGGTGGCCATCACCACCCCTTTTAAAAACGGCAAAGTTGATTTTGATAGTTTTCAAAAACTCATCAACCGTCAAATTGAAAACGGTACCAGTGTGATTGTTCCCTGCGGCACCACGGGCGAATCGGCCACGCTCACACACGAAGAACATGATGCCGTTATTGCCTTTACCGTTAAAACAGTAGCTGGACGCGCCAAAGTATTAGCTGGAGCAGGCTCTAACGCCACACACGAAGCTATTCGTTTGCAAAAAGCAGCCGAAGAAGCCGGTGTGGATGGCACCTTGCACATTACGCCCTATTACAACAAACCCACGCAAGAAGGCCTCTATCAGCATTTTAAAGCCATTGCTGAAATAGCTACCAAACCCATCATTTTATACAATGTGCCCGGCCGTACTGGTGTGAACATGCTTCCCGAAACAGTGGCCCGTTTAGCCAGCATTAAAAATATTGTGGGCATTAAAGAAGCCTGTGGCAATTTGGAGCAAATAAAAAAACTGATCAGTCTTTGTCCTAAAGAATTTATCACTCTTTCGGGAGAAGATTCGCAAAGTCTGGATATTTATAAAATGGGAGGACGCGGCGCTATTTCGGTAACGGCCAATGTTTGCCCTAAAGAATGTGCCGCCGAGTGGAAAGCGTTTGAAAGCGGAAATATAGCCGAAGCCGAAAAAATTCATGCTCAGCTTTTACCCATTCATGACGCCATGTTTTTTGAAACAAATCCTATTCCGGTAAAAGCTACTTTAAGCTTATTGGGGCTTATTCAAGAAGAATACCGTTTGCCCATGGTAAAAATGGGGGAAGCCAATAGAAATAAATTAATTGAAGTATTAAAAGCCAATAAAATTATATGA
- the dapF gene encoding diaminopimelate epimerase gives MPRLYFTKMEGAGNDFIFINALASDAPTITPELAVTMCDRRFGIGADQILIVKKSEIADFRMDIINADGGTVEMCGNGIRCFAKYVLDHKLTTKTALTVETLAGIIKPEIIAGHPKTTAKTAWVKVDMGEPILDGEDIPVNQNGLIIDKPFKLKDFPKGSSLQNDYKITCVSMGNPHCIVFVDKVQDYPVETIGPYFENDPHFPNRINTEFIEVVDKKTLNMRVWERGSGETLACGTGACAAAVASILNNKTDRHVTIHLRGGDLEIFWDPNDDHVYKTGPATTVFDGIYTF, from the coding sequence ATGCCACGTTTATATTTTACAAAAATGGAAGGTGCCGGAAACGATTTCATCTTCATCAATGCGTTAGCATCCGATGCCCCCACTATCACACCCGAGCTGGCCGTTACAATGTGCGACCGCCGTTTTGGCATTGGTGCCGATCAAATTCTCATTGTTAAAAAATCGGAGATCGCTGATTTTCGCATGGACATCATCAACGCCGATGGCGGCACGGTGGAAATGTGTGGCAATGGCATACGCTGTTTTGCCAAATATGTATTGGATCACAAACTCACAACAAAAACAGCCCTCACGGTTGAAACCTTGGCTGGCATTATTAAACCCGAAATTATTGCTGGGCATCCTAAAACCACGGCCAAAACCGCCTGGGTAAAAGTGGATATGGGCGAACCTATTTTAGATGGCGAAGATATCCCGGTGAATCAAAACGGCCTTATTATCGACAAACCTTTTAAACTGAAAGACTTTCCAAAAGGAAGCTCGCTTCAAAACGATTATAAAATTACCTGTGTATCCATGGGTAACCCGCATTGCATTGTTTTTGTGGATAAGGTACAAGATTACCCTGTAGAAACAATTGGCCCGTACTTTGAAAACGACCCACACTTCCCTAACCGGATTAATACCGAGTTTATTGAAGTGGTGGATAAAAAAACGCTTAACATGCGTGTGTGGGAACGTGGCAGCGGTGAAACTTTGGCTTGCGGAACAGGCGCTTGTGCCGCAGCAGTAGCCTCGATACTTAACAACAAAACCGACCGGCATGTAACCATTCATCTGCGCGGCGGTGATTTGGAAATTTTTTGGGACCCGAATGATGATCACGTGTACAAAACAGGGCCCGCAACCACCGTATTTGACGGTATATATACTTTCTAG